One Euphorbia lathyris chromosome 1, ddEupLath1.1, whole genome shotgun sequence DNA segment encodes these proteins:
- the LOC136229339 gene encoding BTB/POZ and TAZ domain-containing protein 1-like: MCMLPSQSPIGEAYNTAKTNCSTDYQISDQTPRELPEPDVQIVTSDGLRIPAHTSILASVSSVLENIIDRPLKHRNSQRTIPILGVPSDAVSVFLRFIYSSRVGADELEKFGIHLLALSHVYLVPHLKQRCIKDMSQRLTVENVVDVLQLARLCDAPDLYLKCMKLISTHFKAVEITEAWIFMQNHDPWMELEILQFIDEAENRKKRTRRQREERNIYMELSVAMDCLEHICTEGCTSVGPYDVEPAKKRGPCSKYSTCQGVQLLIKHFAMCKNRVNGKCPRCKRMWQLLRLHSCICHHPDSCKVPLCRQFKLKSQLEKKNDDMLWKVLVRKVMSARVMSSLTLHKNRKEDVKKETVQDHGIGTFRLYNSV, translated from the exons atgtGTATGCTTCCGTCTCAATCTCCCATCGGAGAAGCTTATAACACCGCCAAAACTAATTGCTCCACCGATTATCAAATCTCCGATCAAACTCCCCGTGAATTACCTGAACCCGACGTCCAGATTGTCACCTCCGACGGCCTTCGCATTCCGGCTCACACTAGCATCCTG GCATCAGTATCATCGGTGCTGGAGAATATAATCGACAGGCCACTCAAACACCGGAACTCTCAGAGAACCATTCCAATCCTCGGCGTTCCAAGCGATGCCGTTTCCGTCTTCCTCAGATTCATCTACTCCTCAAG GGTCGGTGCGGATGAGCTGGAGAAATTTGGGATCCATCTTTTAGCATTATCTCATGTTTATCTAGTCCCTCACCTGAAACAGAGATGCATTAAAGATATGAGTCAACGGCTAACCGTTGAAAATGTGGTGGATGTTCTTCAATTAGCAAGACTCTGCGACGCACCGGATCTTTACCTCAAGTGTATGAAATTAATTTCTACCCATTTCAAGGCCGTAGAGATTACAGAAGCTTGGATATTCATGCAAAATCATGACCCTTGGATGGAGCTCGAGATTCTCCAATTCATCGACGAAGCTGAGAAT aggaagaagagaacaAGGAGGCAGAGAGAGGAGAGGAACATATATATGGAGTTAAGCGTAGCGATGGATTGTCTAGAGCATATATGTACGGAAGGGTGCACGAGCGTCGGGCCATATGATGTAGAGCCGGCGAAGAAAAGGGGGCCGTGCAGCAAATACTCCACGTGTCAAGGTGTCCAGCTATTGATCAAACACTTTGCCATGTGTAAGAATCGTGTTAATGGAAAGTGTCCGAGGTGTAAGAGGATGTGGCAGCTGCTTAGACTTCACTCTTGTATATGTCACCACCCTGATTCCTGCAAAGTTCCCCTCTGCAG GCAATTCAAATTGAAAAGTCAGCTTGAGAAAAAGAATGATGATATGCTATGGAAGGTATTGGTAAGGAAGGTTATGTCAGCCAGAGTTATGTCTTCTCTCACCCTGCACAAGAACAGGAAGGAAGATGTAAAGAAGGAGACAGTGCAGGATCATGGGATTGGAACCTTCAGATTATATAACTCTGTATAA
- the LOC136229348 gene encoding peptide methionine sulfoxide reductase-like encodes MAANPALDPDLDKPDHPTHEFAQFGAGCFWGVELAFQRVVGVVKTDVGYSQGRVHDPNYKLICTGTTNHVEVVRVQFDPEVCPYSNLLSVFWSRHDPTTVNRQGGDVGSQYRSGIYYYNETQCRLAEESKEAKQTELKDKKIVTEIVGAKRFYRAEEYHQQYLEKGGSQGSCKQSAGKGCSDPIRCYG; translated from the exons ATGGCCGCCAATCCTGCGCTAGATCCGGATCTAGACAAACCCGATCATCCAACTCACGAGTTCGCTCAATTCGGAGCAGGCTGCTTCTGGGGAGTCGAGCTTGCCTTTCAGCGAGTCGTTGGAGTGGTGAAGACGGATGTCGGTTATTCTCAGGGCCGCGTCCATGACCCGAATTACAAACTGATCTGCACCGGCACCACTAACCACGTCGAGGTCGTACGTGTCCAATTTGACCCGGAAGTTTGCCCATATTCCAACCTCCTCTCTGTTTTCTGGTCTCGCCACGATCCCACCACCGTCAACCGCCAG GGAGGGGATGTGGGTTCGCAGTATAGATCAGGAATATACTACTATAATGAGACGCAATGTCGTTTAGCTGAGGAATCAAAAGAAGCTAAGCAGACTGAATTGAAAGACAAGAAAATTGTGACTGAAATTGTTGGTGCTAAGAGGTTTTATAGAGCGGAGGAATATCATCAGCAGTATCTTGAAAAGGGTGGAAGTCAGGGATCATGCAAGCAGTCTGCCGGAAAGGGTTGCTCTGATCCTATCAGATGTTATGGTTAA